A region from the Etheostoma spectabile isolate EspeVRDwgs_2016 chromosome 9, UIUC_Espe_1.0, whole genome shotgun sequence genome encodes:
- the kng1 gene encoding kininogen-1 isoform X2: MRNRVGLYVLGLLCLHGSVFGQVLDVQPGILIFCDDPSVKIAVNSAVNKFNEKLSTGNKLALFQILTASKSKNGSDSVYSLQFTSRRSDCPAGSSKLWTDCNYLPNGRKEPFSCNATVYMTDHEADTKQVDCLLDDHIIPVRAPCLGCPQDIDIDSEDLRVPLSISISKYNSLSDSTHLFALHNLGHATRQVVAGFRFKLRFDMKKTTCPKDEHKDLNDLCVPDEENVEFANCNSTVDVAPWRFEVPQAQIQCEPGEMPQSFLIRRRPPGWSPLRNILYNVRSSPSPSPSLSPSPTTPPPTMASAKEESSEEDTTVSQPSISPGVAAEPVIDSPFYCPSKPWKPFNPEPAAPTKAATNEATTPPTADGTFSDSDLAA; this comes from the exons ATGAGGAACAGAGTGGGGCTGTATGTGCTGGGCCTGCTGTGCCTCCACGGCTCAGTCTTTGGACAG GTATTGGACGTCCAGCCCGGCATCCTGATCTTCTGTGACGACCCATCTGTGAAGATAGCCGTCAACAGCGCAGTGAACAAGTTCAACGAGAAGCTGAGCACTGGAAACAAGTTGGCCCTCTTCCAGATACTTACAGCCAGCAAG TCAAAGAATGGCTCAGACTCGGTGTACTCACTGCAGTTCACCAGCAGGAGGAGTGACTGTCCAGCTGGGAGCAGCAAACTCTGGACAGACTGCAACTATCTGCCTAATGGACGCAAG GAGCCATTTTCATGCAATGCCACAGTCTACATGACAGACCATGAGGCAGACACTAAACAGGTGGACTGCCTGCTCG ACGATCACATTATTCCAGTGAGAGCTCCCTGTTTGGGCTGTCCTCAGGACATCGATATAGACTCAGAGGACCTTAGGGTTCCTctttccatctccatctccaagTATAACTCCTTGTCCGACTCTACTCACCTGTTCGCCCTGCACAATCTCGGCCATGCCACTAGACAG GTGGTTGCAGGCTTCAGATTCAAGCTGAGGTTTGACATGAAGAAAACCACCTGTCCCAAGGACGAACACAAAGACCTCAACGATCTGTGTGTCCCTGATGAAGAGAATGTG GAGTTTGCTAACTGTAATTCTACAGTGGATGTAGCACCATGGAGATTTGAGGTCCCACAGGCACAGATACAATGCGAACCAGGGGAAATGCCTCAATCG tttttgatCAGGCGCCGTCCTCCTGGCTGGTCTCCACTCAGGAACATTCTATATAATGTTCgctcatctccatctccatctccatcactATCTCCATCTCCAACCACACCACCCCCCACTATGGCTTCAGCCAAAGAAGAATCTTCTGAGGAGGACACCACAGTCTCCCAACCTTCCATCTCCCCTGGCGTGGCTGCAGAACCTGTGATTGACAGCCCCTTCTACTGCCCGTCCAAGCCCTGGAAACCCTTCAATCCGGAGCCTGCAGCTCCTACGAAGGCTGCCACAAATGAGGCCACCACTCCGCCCACAGCAGACGGGACCTTCAGTGATTCAGACCTGGCGGCATAA
- the kng1 gene encoding kininogen-1 isoform X1, translated as MRNRVGLYVLGLLCLHGSVFGQEVLDVQPGILIFCDDPSVKIAVNSAVNKFNEKLSTGNKLALFQILTASKSKNGSDSVYSLQFTSRRSDCPAGSSKLWTDCNYLPNGRKEPFSCNATVYMTDHEADTKQVDCLLDDHIIPVRAPCLGCPQDIDIDSEDLRVPLSISISKYNSLSDSTHLFALHNLGHATRQVVAGFRFKLRFDMKKTTCPKDEHKDLNDLCVPDEENVEFANCNSTVDVAPWRFEVPQAQIQCEPGEMPQSFLIRRRPPGWSPLRNILYNVRSSPSPSPSLSPSPTTPPPTMASAKEESSEEDTTVSQPSISPGVAAEPVIDSPFYCPSKPWKPFNPEPAAPTKAATNEATTPPTADGTFSDSDLAA; from the exons ATGAGGAACAGAGTGGGGCTGTATGTGCTGGGCCTGCTGTGCCTCCACGGCTCAGTCTTTGGACAG GAGGTATTGGACGTCCAGCCCGGCATCCTGATCTTCTGTGACGACCCATCTGTGAAGATAGCCGTCAACAGCGCAGTGAACAAGTTCAACGAGAAGCTGAGCACTGGAAACAAGTTGGCCCTCTTCCAGATACTTACAGCCAGCAAG TCAAAGAATGGCTCAGACTCGGTGTACTCACTGCAGTTCACCAGCAGGAGGAGTGACTGTCCAGCTGGGAGCAGCAAACTCTGGACAGACTGCAACTATCTGCCTAATGGACGCAAG GAGCCATTTTCATGCAATGCCACAGTCTACATGACAGACCATGAGGCAGACACTAAACAGGTGGACTGCCTGCTCG ACGATCACATTATTCCAGTGAGAGCTCCCTGTTTGGGCTGTCCTCAGGACATCGATATAGACTCAGAGGACCTTAGGGTTCCTctttccatctccatctccaagTATAACTCCTTGTCCGACTCTACTCACCTGTTCGCCCTGCACAATCTCGGCCATGCCACTAGACAG GTGGTTGCAGGCTTCAGATTCAAGCTGAGGTTTGACATGAAGAAAACCACCTGTCCCAAGGACGAACACAAAGACCTCAACGATCTGTGTGTCCCTGATGAAGAGAATGTG GAGTTTGCTAACTGTAATTCTACAGTGGATGTAGCACCATGGAGATTTGAGGTCCCACAGGCACAGATACAATGCGAACCAGGGGAAATGCCTCAATCG tttttgatCAGGCGCCGTCCTCCTGGCTGGTCTCCACTCAGGAACATTCTATATAATGTTCgctcatctccatctccatctccatcactATCTCCATCTCCAACCACACCACCCCCCACTATGGCTTCAGCCAAAGAAGAATCTTCTGAGGAGGACACCACAGTCTCCCAACCTTCCATCTCCCCTGGCGTGGCTGCAGAACCTGTGATTGACAGCCCCTTCTACTGCCCGTCCAAGCCCTGGAAACCCTTCAATCCGGAGCCTGCAGCTCCTACGAAGGCTGCCACAAATGAGGCCACCACTCCGCCCACAGCAGACGGGACCTTCAGTGATTCAGACCTGGCGGCATAA